One window from the genome of Malacoplasma penetrans HF-2 encodes:
- a CDS encoding P35 family lipoprotein: MKIKKNKLLKSLLLTGTFGIVITIPAIVSACSSIKEKNDGSQSNNGNNQDNSKDQGSEGSGNGGITNQKIVPKINSSVDLIGSLTDIYDSTGNKDINVLLGEKLSNNASKIFTNADELENKNYAIAVKGNFSRDSWSGDQYDAGNNKWGSGSKIDPANQVVYSSKSKQLNISSLDDLKSQLTNDFLKKELEKAGVTVNQSATYAVANKLGLTDDILLHVNVTETASGTTSVSKNFDLQIPVSDIKLDIKDLKVIVSGSDVEQIESDINLKFNIGIKSKTNYSPRDIKKFNVTPNVDSIIATLGFKDSSVTSTEGVALNSEALGKALGVYNTTFSKPALTLNSDIKPDVTGSFLTYTVIVDGSPNQGYYFDDETDYSKKFIFNIKVTETTATWITGSGLTEFNKLSFSWTNVGIKPNKSNDSDLEAKLAAHANGASDVTVEKFLKLATDTAKSRTSKVLTNSHFVLKKDSSDGYIKYSENRWQIKIGAVPNVGYEQSTAQGAQQLSSFELWITVSITT, translated from the coding sequence ATGAAAATTAAAAAAAATAAATTGTTGAAGTCTCTTTTATTAACAGGGACTTTTGGGATAGTAATAACAATCCCAGCTATTGTTTCAGCTTGTTCTTCTATAAAGGAAAAAAATGATGGAAGTCAAAGTAATAATGGAAATAATCAAGATAATAGTAAAGATCAAGGTAGTGAAGGATCAGGAAATGGGGGAATAACAAATCAAAAAATAGTTCCTAAGATTAATTCTTCAGTTGATCTAATTGGTTCTCTTACTGATATATATGACTCAACAGGTAATAAAGATATAAATGTTTTGCTTGGAGAAAAATTGAGTAATAATGCTTCCAAAATATTTACAAATGCAGATGAATTAGAAAATAAAAATTATGCTATTGCAGTTAAGGGAAATTTTTCTAGAGATTCTTGATCTGGGGATCAGTATGATGCAGGAAATAATAAATGAGGTTCTGGTTCTAAAATAGATCCTGCTAACCAAGTTGTTTATTCATCAAAATCTAAGCAATTAAATATTTCATCATTAGACGACTTAAAATCTCAACTAACTAATGATTTTCTAAAAAAAGAATTAGAGAAGGCAGGGGTTACAGTTAATCAATCAGCAACATATGCAGTTGCCAATAAGTTAGGTTTAACTGATGATATTTTATTACATGTTAATGTTACTGAAACTGCAAGTGGTACAACATCTGTTTCTAAAAATTTTGACCTTCAAATTCCTGTGTCAGACATTAAATTAGATATAAAAGATTTAAAAGTTATTGTAAGTGGTAGTGATGTTGAACAAATCGAGTCAGATATAAATTTAAAATTTAACATTGGGATAAAAAGTAAAACAAATTATTCTCCTAGAGATATTAAAAAATTTAATGTAACCCCTAATGTTGATTCAATTATAGCAACTTTAGGGTTTAAAGATTCTTCTGTTACATCAACTGAAGGTGTTGCTCTAAATAGTGAAGCTCTTGGGAAGGCACTAGGTGTGTATAATACAACATTTAGTAAACCTGCATTAACTTTAAACTCTGATATTAAACCAGATGTAACAGGAAGTTTCTTAACATATACTGTAATAGTTGACGGAAGTCCTAATCAAGGTTATTATTTTGATGATGAAACTGACTACTCTAAAAAATTCATTTTTAATATAAAAGTTACAGAGACTACAGCTACTTGAATTACAGGGAGTGGTCTTACTGAATTTAATAAACTATCATTTAGTTGAACAAATGTTGGAATTAAACCAAACAAATCAAATGATTCAGATTTAGAAGCAAAACTTGCAGCACATGCAAATGGTGCTTCTGATGTTACAGTTGAAAAATTTTTAAAATTAGCAACTGATACTGCAAAATCAAGAACATCTAAAGTTTTAACAAATTCACACTTTGTATTAAAAAAAGATAGTTCAGATGGTTATATTAAATATTCAGAAAACAGATGACAAATAAAAATTGGTGCAGTCCCCAATGTGGGCTATGAGCAAAGCACAGCACAAGGAGCACAACAATTATCTAGTTTTGAACTTTGAATAACAGTAAGCATTACTACTTAA
- a CDS encoding P35 family lipoprotein: protein MKIKKIKLLKALALTGAFGIVSAVPLIVSSCSSTDNDETNNNNNGQDNQGNTENPQNQKVTPKLKSSINFSGDLGKIYDSSSGTNRKTTDTLLEEEFTKNPDLIFTNAKELEDKDFKIEVDGGFDTNNAWTGTPYSGTGGWKTSVLRSVFYAESLSSIDITSLNDLKTKLDNATISKIITAASLQFSNTTYTVQNQLSLENGDLLHVNVLGTIGNSSRSFTLDLQIPISDLNLVIPNLSISVSGTDVELIDKQEVNLDFNIGINENTNFNQGATTLTKDNVVDADKALVALGYATTSNNVTTLNNTKISSAIGIYNCTFSASTVVLKSTDTNTYTINLVAKPNTEYVWEDGTNTSKIISLDVTTS, encoded by the coding sequence ATGAAAATCAAAAAGATTAAATTATTAAAAGCTTTAGCCCTAACTGGAGCTTTTGGAATTGTATCTGCAGTTCCTCTAATAGTTTCTTCATGTTCTTCAACAGATAATGATGAAACTAACAATAACAATAATGGACAAGACAATCAAGGAAATACTGAAAATCCACAAAATCAAAAAGTAACACCTAAACTAAAATCCTCTATTAATTTCTCAGGTGACTTGGGAAAAATTTATGACAGTAGTTCAGGGACTAATAGAAAAACTACTGATACTTTACTAGAAGAAGAATTTACTAAAAATCCAGATTTGATATTTACTAATGCAAAAGAATTAGAAGATAAGGATTTTAAAATAGAAGTGGATGGTGGTTTTGATACTAATAATGCTTGAACTGGGACTCCATATTCAGGAACTGGAGGATGAAAAACTTCTGTTTTAAGAAGTGTATTTTATGCAGAAAGTTTGAGTTCAATTGATATAACTTCTTTAAATGATTTAAAAACAAAATTAGATAATGCTACTATTTCCAAAATAATAACTGCAGCTAGTTTACAATTTAGTAACACAACATATACAGTTCAAAATCAGTTAAGTTTAGAAAATGGTGATTTACTTCATGTAAATGTTTTGGGAACTATAGGGAATAGTTCTAGATCCTTCACATTAGATCTACAAATTCCAATATCAGATCTTAATTTGGTTATCCCAAATTTAAGTATCTCAGTTTCAGGAACTGATGTTGAACTAATTGATAAGCAAGAAGTAAATTTAGATTTTAATATTGGAATTAATGAAAACACTAATTTCAACCAAGGTGCTACTACACTGACTAAAGATAATGTGGTGGATGCTGACAAAGCTTTAGTTGCATTAGGATATGCGACAACTAGCAATAATGTTACTACATTAAATAATACTAAAATATCTAGTGCAATTGGAATCTATAATTGTACATTTAGTGCAAGCACAGTAGTTTTAAAATCAACTGATACTAACACATATACAATTAATTTAGTAGCAAAACCAAATACTGAATATGTTTGAGAAGATGGAACTAATACTTCTAAAATAATATCTCTTGATGTAACAACCAGTTAA